The genomic interval GGAGGCGCTGGGTTGGGAATGAATTTCTGCTCTGGCGGCGTGATCGTGGAGAGGGTTGCGAGATCGCTTTGAGCGAACGTGATGGCAGCCCCTACCACGGCGCCGGCGAATACGATCGATACCAGCCCTCTTCCAAGCGCGCTCATCGTAGCCCTCCTTGTCTTGCGCTGTTGACTTCGCTCACTGCACGAACGTTCGAGCTCAGCGGGCGGCCCGTCACCTTTACTTCGGTTCGCCTCGTTCCCGCGCCGCCGGTGTGTGCCTCGTACCGAGGATCTCCTGGTACACGGAAGAATAACTCTGCGCCGACGCCGTGATCGAGAACCGCTGCACCGCCTGCTGCGCCGCGGCGCCGAGCCCGGTGCGGCGGGCGGGATCCTGCCACAGCTCCTGCAACGCCACGGCGAGGGCACCCTCGTCCCGCGGCGGCACACGCAACGCCGCCTCCCCCACGGTCTCCACGATCTCCGGGATGTCGCTCACGATGCAGGGGCAGCCGGCTGCCATCGCCTCCAGCAAGGCGATCGAATGCCCTTCGTAGGTGGAAGGCAAGACGAAGACATCGAGCATCTTCAGGAGGCGCGGCACGTCGGCGCGGACGCCAAGCCAGCGGACCCGCCCTTCCAAGCCCAGCCGCACGGCGAGCTCGCGCAGGGCCCGGCGTTCTGGACCATCGCCGATCATCAGGACCTGGACGGAGCTCGCATTCCCCGCCACCACGCCTCTCGGTTGCTCCCCTGCTGGGTGAGCCGACGCACCCTCGAGACGCGCCACCGCGCGCAGCAGCGTGTCGTACCCCTTCGATGCCACCATCCGGCCCACGCAACCGATGACGAAGGGATCCGCCGCCACGCCGAGATCGGCGCGGGGGAGCGGCTGCGCTTGCACGAGCGCCGCGACATCGATGCCGTTCGGAATGACGACGATGCGCGCCGCCGGGACACGCAGCCGTGCCGCCGCGCTCTGGCGCACGGCCTCGGAGACTGCCACCAGCCGCCGGCAGAGCGGGGTCGTCCAGCGCATCACCGTCCGGCGCTTGGCGCTCAGCGCCCAGCCTTCGGTGCTGTGCTCGGTGCTCACCAGCGCAGAGATGCCGGCGAGCCGCGCCGCCACGCGCCCGAAAGTGTCGGCATAGAAGAGATGGGTGTGCACGACGTCGGGACGCAAGCGCTGCATCAGCGCGAGCAGATCGAAGAGCAGCCGCGGATCGTTGAGGCGTGAGCGAGCGCAGCCGCGGTAGAGGATGCCGCTGCCGTAGATGTCGTGCGCCAGGGGGTTCGGTTCGGTCAGCGTCACCACGCCGACGTGCCAGCCGAGAGCGATCTGGGCGCGCATGAGCTGCACCAGGAAGTGCTCGGCGCCGCCCACGTTCAAGTTGTTGATGACATGGACGACGAACAGGCGACCATCCCAGGTGAGGTCGCTCACCGGCTCGCGCAGCTCGATCTGCTTCAGGAACCAGTTGAACTTCACGGCCACTCCTTGCCCGTTCCCGACCACTCTCACATGCCGCCGGGACCGTCAGCAAGTCCAGCATGGCTGCCGCCGCTCTTGCTCGCGCTCCCTTCCCTCCTTACACTCCCCCGATCTGCTCCTTCGCGAGCAGCATGTGAACCGTGCAGGAGGTGCGGCCAGCGATGCGACGAACCCATGGAACGAAGCGCCACATAGCAGCATGGCTGGCAGTGGTCGGGCTCGCCCTGGGCTGCAAGAGCGAGAGCGCGGGCACGCTGCAGATGGACGGTATCTGGATCAGCCCAAAGGATCTCGCTTCCCTTCCCACCGAAGGCCCCTCCTGGGAGCAGCTCTTCCAGGAAGCGCAGCAACCGGCGGAACATCCGAATCTCTCCGATCAAGACGAGCACACCAACGTGCGCGTTCTCGCCAAGGCCCTCGTCGCCGCCAGGACCGGTAACGATGACCTGCGTTACCAGGTCGTCGATGCCATCCATGCGGTCATCGGCACGGAGAAAGGGGCGCGCACCCTCGCCGTGGGCCGGAAGCTCGCGGCCTATGTCATCGCCGCCGAATTGGTGCATCTGCCACCGGAGGAAGACGCGCGCTTCCGAGCCTGGTTGCGCGATCTCTTGGGCAAGGAGCTGCGCGGTGAGTCGCTGCGTTCGACGCACGAAAGACGTCCGAATAACTGGGGGACCCACGCCGGCGCCAGCCGCGCCGCCGTCGCCGCCTACCTGGGTGATCGCGCCGAGATGGAGCGGACGGCACAGGTTTTCCGGGGCTGGCTTGGGGACCGGAGCGCCTATGCCGACTTCGAGTTCGGCGAGCTCGGCTGGCAAGCCGACCGGGACCATCCAGTGGGGATCAATCCCAAGGGGGCGAGCCGCGACGGCCATTCCCTCGACGGCGTGCTTCCCGACGACCAGCGCCGCGCCGGCGGCGGCTTCACCTGGCCGCCGCCGCACGAGAACTATGTCTACGGCGCGCTGCAGGGTGCACTCACGCAGGCGATGATCCTGCATCGCGCCGGGTACGACGTCTGGGAGTGGTCTGACCGGGCGCTGCTCCGCGCCTTCACTTGGCTGCAGCAAGAGGCTCAATACCCGCCCACCGGGGACGATACCTGGCTGGCGCCATTAGTCGACTCGGTCTACGGCACCCATTTCTGGGATGGGAAGCCGACGCAACCCGGCAAGAACCTCGGCTGGACCGATTGGACGCTCGCTCCTCCTCCGGAGCAAGTTCCTGCCCGCCCTTGAGTTCCGCCGTCGCGTTGCACCCCCTGGAGCCGGGGCGTATATTGAAAGTCACCACCCGGCTGTTGATTCGACCGCCATGAGATTCTCGGGCCTGCCGTCTACCCGCACGCGGCGGGCGCCACCAAGGAGAAGGAAAAGATGAACCCGAAGATGCGCATCCGGCCGCTCCGGAGCGTGCGTTCGGCCCCCCTCGTCGCCCTCTGGGCTCTCCCCCTGCTGCTGTTTCTCCCCCACTGTGCGGATCAAATGACCCCCGGTCCTACCCCCAGCGGGGACACCGAATTTCAGGGCAACTTCAACCCCGGCTCCGGGGAGCTCGTGTTCCGTGTCGACTCCCCTTCCGGCGAGCCCGAGCCCTTCCTGCGCCTAGTGGCCACCGAGGTGCAGTTCGACATCGAGGGGCTGCTGCACGCGCGTGTCGCCATTCGCAACACCGGCAACGAGACAGTGCCCGGACCTTCGGGGGTCCTGGTGTCTCACTTTCAACCCGACTCGGTGCATCCGGACAACGCGATGTGCCCCCTCGAGGTCCCGGGCGATTCCACCGACCCTGGCCCACGCAGAGCTTCCGGCGTGCCGAGGCCTGGAGCTTCGCCCGCGGACTCGGTGCCGCCCGAGCCACCCATTCCGCCGCTCCCGCCGCCAATCGAGCCGCCGCCGGGAACCTGCTTCTTCGATCACCGCGGCACCTACGGCGAGGACGGTTTGCTGGCGGGCGGTGAGACCTCGACGCCGGTGGAGTGGATCTTCGCCGGCACCGGCGGGCAGAGCTTCGCCTTCCATGCCAGTCTGGTGGTGGAGTACGCGCCCCCGGACGGCGTGATCGGAGGCGTCGTCTTCCAGGACCAGAACGAGAACGGCCAGCGCGACCTGGACGAACCGGGAATCCCTGGTGTCGGCGTCGGGCTCCAGCTACCGGACCAAGTGCATATCGTGGTCACCGACGAGCGCGGTCGTTATGGCTTCGATGTCCCGGACGCGGGTCTCTACACCGTGACCATGACGGTTCCCGAAGGCGGCAGGCCGACGACTCCCGCGGAATTGCAGGTGCTCATCGTGCGCCAGAACGACGGCACGCTCTCCAGCTTCCTCGCAGCCGATTTCGG from Candidatus Krumholzibacteriia bacterium carries:
- a CDS encoding glycosyltransferase; its protein translation is MKFNWFLKQIELREPVSDLTWDGRLFVVHVINNLNVGGAEHFLVQLMRAQIALGWHVGVVTLTEPNPLAHDIYGSGILYRGCARSRLNDPRLLFDLLALMQRLRPDVVHTHLFYADTFGRVAARLAGISALVSTEHSTEGWALSAKRRTVMRWTTPLCRRLVAVSEAVRQSAAARLRVPAARIVVIPNGIDVAALVQAQPLPRADLGVAADPFVIGCVGRMVASKGYDTLLRAVARLEGASAHPAGEQPRGVVAGNASSVQVLMIGDGPERRALRELAVRLGLEGRVRWLGVRADVPRLLKMLDVFVLPSTYEGHSIALLEAMAAGCPCIVSDIPEIVETVGEAALRVPPRDEGALAVALQELWQDPARRTGLGAAAQQAVQRFSITASAQSYSSVYQEILGTRHTPAARERGEPK
- a CDS encoding alginate lyase family protein; protein product: MRRTHGTKRHIAAWLAVVGLALGCKSESAGTLQMDGIWISPKDLASLPTEGPSWEQLFQEAQQPAEHPNLSDQDEHTNVRVLAKALVAARTGNDDLRYQVVDAIHAVIGTEKGARTLAVGRKLAAYVIAAELVHLPPEEDARFRAWLRDLLGKELRGESLRSTHERRPNNWGTHAGASRAAVAAYLGDRAEMERTAQVFRGWLGDRSAYADFEFGELGWQADRDHPVGINPKGASRDGHSLDGVLPDDQRRAGGGFTWPPPHENYVYGALQGALTQAMILHRAGYDVWEWSDRALLRAFTWLQQEAQYPPTGDDTWLAPLVDSVYGTHFWDGKPTQPGKNLGWTDWTLAPPPEQVPARP
- a CDS encoding SdrD B-like domain-containing protein; this encodes MNPKMRIRPLRSVRSAPLVALWALPLLLFLPHCADQMTPGPTPSGDTEFQGNFNPGSGELVFRVDSPSGEPEPFLRLVATEVQFDIEGLLHARVAIRNTGNETVPGPSGVLVSHFQPDSVHPDNAMCPLEVPGDSTDPGPRRASGVPRPGASPADSVPPEPPIPPLPPPIEPPPGTCFFDHRGTYGEDGLLAGGETSTPVEWIFAGTGGQSFAFHASLVVEYAPPDGVIGGVVFQDQNENGQRDLDEPGIPGVGVGLQLPDQVHIVVTDERGRYGFDVPDAGLYTVTMTVPEGGRPTTPAELQVLIVRQNDGTLSSFLAADFGLVRTVLPELFVEGFVFFDHDRDGQRDRTDEGVAQVQIVASALECMLPVTGVAFTDTDGHYLIRGQSVGCPLPWLVARQPVPGYVGTTPDQVILDKSAGNGTLLRVDFGIATEDSTNPVNLTIEGHVFFDADQNGVFDPGEAGLPSAELQLLSPCDVFRGTTTDASGYYVFPPLVTRTCPVTGVWQWMPTYPQYTTANPVPVELPPLPPGNHLLRVDIGVFLRRR